Genomic DNA from uncultured Acetobacterium sp.:
CAGTCCGGATGTAAGAATAATGGCTGTTTTTGCGCCAATTGATAAAGAAAACACGATGATTTATTTGAGATTTTACCAAAAATTCATGAAACTTCCGGTGCTAAAACAAATCGTTAATCGATTTAGTAATATCAGTAATCGCTATATCCTGCATCAGGATCGGCGCGTTGTTCTAACGCAAATTCCCAAGAAATCTGAATTGAAAATGGATGAAAATCTTATTCAGGGGGACGCTCCGATTATTGAATTCCGCAAAAAAAGAGCGCAACTTAAAGGCGAATAAATACAAAAAAGAGAATCCCCAAATCAACGGATTCTCTTTTTGTTTGTAAAATTAATACCGGTTTTAGCGAATAATAATCAGTAAACTGATTATTTGCCTTCCCAAAAGGCTTCGGCTTCTTTTTCCATTTTTTCAAGACGGGTATAATAATCAGGGAATTCATTTAGATGAGCTAAAGCAATTTTACCGGTTACAAAGGGGTCATCTCCGGTTACGTTGGTGCGGGAATTGTCTGTGCCATGTTCGAGCTCAACATCCATTCCCATTCTAAATTGTTCAATGTCAAATTTACTCCAACTAATACCAAGCATTCTACCAGTTTCTTTAGCCTGTTCGGTTGTAAACACTTTTTTTGCTGACATAAAATCACCTCTTCTAAAAATTTTGAAACATGTCGATTTCATTTGTTGGATTTTAATTTTATATAAACTCATTATAGGCACCTTGTGAAATTTTGTCAATCGTTAAGAATGGGTTGTTTTGTTTGGAATTAAAATTGCAGGGTAATAATAGTTAAAGGTCAAATAAAAAATGGAGGAAGCAATGGGATATAAAAAAGTTGCAGAAATACAAGAGTTTGACAAAACTGATAAAAAACTGGTTGTTGTGAATGAGCAAGAAATTTTACTAACCAAAATCGACAATGGCTTTTATGCTATTTCGAATAAATGTCCACACATGGGAGGATCGTTATTTAAAGGCACCTTAGAAGCCGGGGTGGTGACCTGTCCGCGACATGGTTCGAAATTTGATGTAAAAACGGGAAAAGCTGTGGGAAAACCTAAGATTCTATTCTTGAAATTTGATGTGGATGATGATCGACGGTATTTGGTTAAGCTGGAAGACACCGACATCTTAATCGATGTCGGCGAATAAATAAGTCCCCAAAAATAAAAAAGGTACGGAAAAAGTTGTTTTTTCCGTACCTTTTTGAAATATCACATGGTATTGACCATAAATTAAGGGTAATTCGTGTGATCAATGGTCAAGTGGGAATTTTAATTGAATGTTGTCACAAGCTTTTTCTTTTAATGAAATAGAATCTTGTTTTAACAGTTCGCTTGCCTGCGTTAGATCTGTCAACCAGGTTGAAGCCATTTCAGGAGGAATAATGACCGGCATGCGATCATGTATCCCGGCGACAAGCGCATTTGGTGATTTAGTTAAGACAACATATTTGTTTACCCCATTAATTGATTTGTATATCCCGGCAAAATAAATGAGTTTTTCAGCAT
This window encodes:
- a CDS encoding DUF5661 family protein; this translates as MSLYKIKIQQMKSTCFKIFRRGDFMSAKKVFTTEQAKETGRMLGISWSKFDIEQFRMGMDVELEHGTDNSRTNVTGDDPFVTGKIALAHLNEFPDYYTRLEKMEKEAEAFWEGK
- a CDS encoding Rieske (2Fe-2S) protein, which codes for MGYKKVAEIQEFDKTDKKLVVVNEQEILLTKIDNGFYAISNKCPHMGGSLFKGTLEAGVVTCPRHGSKFDVKTGKAVGKPKILFLKFDVDDDRRYLVKLEDTDILIDVGE